The genome window ATCCTGCCCAGTGGGCAGGGTGGGGTCTTGGCGTGCTTGCCCTGTTCGTGTCCGTCGCCAACCTGCGCGCCCAGGCCCTGCCGGCTGGGACCCAGATTTCGAATGTCGCGCAGGTGTCCTGGCAGGATGAAAACGGGCTGGCCTTCACGGCCGGCTCGAACATGGTGGTGCTGACCGTTGGCCAGGTTGCGGGCGTCGATGTCGAGCCGCCCCGCGCGTCGGTCAGCGATCCCGGCGCGACCGTGTGGTTTGCGCACACGCTGCAAAACATCGGCAACGGGACCGACAGCTTCACCGTTGCCGCGCGCTCCAGCGCTGGCTGGCCGCTCCGCGTCTACCAGGACGCCAACGGCAATGGAGCGCTCGATGCAGGGGAACAGCCCGTGGTGGGGCCGATCTCGCTGGTGGCGGGCGCCACCGCGAACCTGCTTCTCGCCGTGGATGTCCCCGCCGTGGCGACGGTCCGCGGCACCCTGGACACCCTCTGGCTCAGTGGTACCTCCCAGTTCGACGCTGCCGTCAGCGACAGCGTCGCCGATCAACTCCAGATCCGGGATGTCGGCATTGCGGTGTCGCTGGCGAAGTCGGTCGACCGGCCGACCGCGTCTCCGGGCGACATCCTGTCCTATACTATTGCGTACCAGGCGACCGGTCCCGATTCGGCCTCCAATGTCCGGATTGCCGACCAGATCCCGGCCGGGACCGTCTACCTGCCGGGCTCGCTCCGCCTGAACGGAGCGCCTCTCACCGACGCCGCCGGCGACGACGCGGGCACCTTCGACGCCCTCAACAATGTCGCGGTGTTCTCCCTGGCCACCGTCGCCGGGGGCTCCAGCGGTACGGTGAACTTCCAGGTCCGTGTCGGGCAGCAGGCCGTCACCAACACCGCCAGCGCCACCTACCAGACCGTGGCGGGCACTGACTCGGTGGCCTCCAACGCGGTGCAGACCGCCGTGGTTGCCCCGGAGGTGAGCCTGGTGAAGTCGCTCATCGGGCCGTCGACGGCCGGCATTGGCGACGCCGTGCAGTACCAGATGACCTGGCGCAACGCCTCGCCGACCGCGGTGGTGTCCGGCGCCGTGGTCACCGATACGATTCCGACCGGACTCGACTACGTCTCGTCCCTGCCGGCTGCCGTCCTCTCGGGGCGGGTGCTGCAGTGGTCGCTGGGCGACCTCGCCGCCGGCAGCACGGGGCAGATTCAGCTGACGCTGGCCGTGGCCGCGACGGTCACCGATACCCAGCGGGTCAGCAACACCGCTGTGCTCACTTCGGGCAACGCCCCGGAGCAGAGCTCCACCGCCTCTGAAGTCCTGCTCGTCGGGCCCGCCTCGCGGGAACTCTCCCTCACCAAGACCGCGGATGTCGTCGAGGTGAGCCTCGGCGAGACGGCGCCCTTCACCCTGGTGGTGGGCAACCGGGGCGTCGTCGACCTGTCGGACATCCAGATCCACGACCGACTGCCCGAAGGCACCCGGTATGCCAAGGGCACCGCCACCGGGGTGGACTCGGTGCAGTCGAGCGGGCGGGACCTCACCTTCTTCATCGCCGGTCCGTTGGCGCCCGGTGCCGAACACTCGGTGCACTACGCGGTCGCCGTCGTCTCGGCGTCGTCGACCACGCTGGAGAACACGGCGTTCGCCGTCGCGGGCGGAGTGACACGCTCCGCCAACGCGGTCGCCTCGCTCCAGGTCAACCGCTCCTGGGCCATGCAGGACCGCGCCGTGATCGGCAAGGTCTGGGTGGACGCAAACAACAACGGGATTCAGGACGTTGGTGAGGGCGGGATGCCGGGCGTGGACGTGTGGACGGAGGACGGCGATATCGCCACCACCGATACGGATGGCCGCTTCTCGTTCCGCAACATGCAGCCCGGCACCCAGCACGCGTTCCGGCCCGATCTCGCCACCGTCCCCCCCGGCTACCAGTTGGCGGACTCGGGCGTGGAGCGCTTGATCGTCACCCGCGACGCCACTGGCTGGACCACGCCCCGGGTGGATTTCCGCCTCGTGCCGAACGCCGCCCGCATGGCGGGAGTGCGGCTTCCCATCGGCTGGAGCCTGACGGCCCAGTCCATCGCGACACCCGTCGACACGGCCACCACCGCAACGAGGCTGCAGCAGCGCGACTCCGTCGCCGAGCACGGGTACCTGGACATCCCGCCGGTGGAGGTCCGGAACGTTGAGTTCGCCTCCAACAAGTCTGTGCTCTCGCCGGCGGCGATTGGCATGCTGGACACCCTTGCTCCCTGGTTCAACGCGAACCCGGAACTCTCGGTCATCCTCCGCGGGCATACCGACGCCGTCGGTTCCGTGGAACACAACCGCCAGCTTTCCGAGGAGCGCGCCAAGGCGGTCATGCAGCAATTGGTGGCGGCCGGTGTCGACCCCAGCCGTCTCATCCCGGTGGCGTTCGGCGCAACCAGCCCGGTGGCGGGCAACCAGACCGCCGAGGGTCGCGCGCGGAATCGCCGGGTCGAGCTGCGGATCGTCTATGCGACCCAGATCCGCGAGGTCGACGATCAGATCAAAGTGCTGAGCGCGGAGCCGCCGGCGGAATCGATGATGCTCGAGGTCGGCCTGCAGAACTCCTACGGGATGCCATTGTCCGACCTGAGCGTCACCTTCCCGGTTCCGCTCGACTCCGCCGAGCTGCTGATCAACGACTCCGTGGTGGGCCGCGCCGCCGGGGCGACGGTAGCGTTGCCGGCCATCCCGGCGCACGCCGCCTTCGCGCTCCGTGGCTGGAGCCGCCGACCGGACGCCGCCGCCTCCGCTGAACTCTCGCTGAATGGCAGTGCACTGAGCCGACTGGAGGTCGCCCTGGCTGACTCTGTCGTGCGGGTCACCGGCGTGACCGCTCCTGCCGTCACCACCGACAGCCTTCCCGACCTGGCGGCCCTGCCGCCCGGCGGCGAGGTGGCGGTCACCCTCTCCGCTCCCGAGGCGGGATGGCAGAACCAGACCACCTTTGTCCTGCCCTCCGGGTGGCGCACGCAGACGGACAGCGCCGCGCCGGTCTCGGCACCGGCCACCGCGCGGGTCGTGGAGGGGGGCGAGGCCCTGACCTGGAAGCTCCCCGAGGAGCCGACCGGACCGATGACTCTCGTGGTCCGCCCCGCGGGCGCCGTGGCGCCAAGCGCGCCGGCACGTTTGGAGCCGCTCCGCCCGCAGGAGGCGCGGCTCGCTGAGCAACAGAACGCGTTCCTGACCGGGCCAGGCGTGGAGATCTTCAGCCCGACCGACGGCTCGATTCTCAAGAGCGACCGCGCATACGTGGGCGTCCGGGGTGAGCCCGGTGCGCCGGTCACCCTCTTCGACGGCGACTCAGCCCTGGCGGAGGCCCGCCTCCGTCCCGATGGCGTGCAGGACTTCATCGCGGTGGAGCTCAAGCCCGGCCCGCATCGCCTGCGAGTGCGCATGATGAACTCCTGGTCGAAGGAGCGCTGGGACAGCAGCTCCGTCCATGTGACGGGAGCACCGGAGTCGTTCCATTCGGAGCAGCAGCGTGTGGCGCTCGTTGCCGACGGGCAGACGATCGCGACGGCCCGCGTCCGGGTGCTCGATGCCTGGGGCGTGCCGGTGGTGAACGGGCCGCAGGTCACTGTGGTCGCGGAAGGCGCCGAGGTGGTGAACCCCGACGCGGACGGTTCGTCGGTTGGCGTCCAGGTGGCGGCCGACGAAGCAGGCTGGCTGACCATTCTCCTCCGTCCCGGACATTCGGTGGGCGCGGGAAGCCTGCAGCTCTCCTACGCGGCCCTGCACGGGGAACTCCCGCTCGACGTCCTGCCAGCGGTCCAGCCGCTCCTGCTCACTGGCTCGGGCCTCATCGGTATCGGCGCCAGCTACGACGCCTATGGTGCCGTGACGGCCCGCGGACATCTGGACGACCGGACCTCGTTCCTGCTGAGTTACGACTCCCGGCGCCTCGATGCAGGGACCGACGCCTTTGCGCGCAGCGCCGACCCGCTGGCCGAGGCACAGTATCCCATCCTGGGCGACGCCAGCATCTACCGGACCTCCAGCGCCTCGACCTACCAGCTCTCCGCCCGCGTCGAACGCGGGTACGATTGGCTCGCATTCGGCGACATCGGCATCAACGGCGGACTCGGCTCGGAGTTGGGACTCAGTGACTACCGGCGCGCGCTGCCGGGCCTGGCCGCCCGCTACACGACCGGGCCGGTGGTGTGGCAAGGCTTCGGCGCGGTGACGACGCAGCTGTTGCAGCAGACCCAGATCCGGGGAGCTGGCTCATCTGGCCCCTATACGTTCGGCAGCACGATCCGCTTCGGCACCGAACAGGTGACGGTGGAGACGCGGGAGCGCAACAACGCCGAGCATATCCTCAGCCGCGAAGTCCTCACGCGGTTTGTGGACTATGAAATCAACTATGAGTCGGGTTCGCTGCTCCTGAAGCGGCCGGTGCCCGCCGCCGACACCTACGGCAACCCGGTTTACCTCGTGGTCATCTACGAGGCCGAGTCCGGCGGTTCCAGCAGCGAAGTCTGGGGCCTGCGTGCCGCAGTCGACGGCACCAGGTGGATCCGGAACACGCCGCTCGATTCGGCGCGTGTGGGCGCCACCTGGGTGCACGAGAGCCCCGATGCCGGCGGCCACCAGCTGCTCGGCGCCGACCTGCACCTCGTCGCACGGCAGGGGTTGACGCTGGGCGGAGAGGTGTCGTTCTCCAACGGTCCCGATTCGAGCGGCACCGCCACGGCGTTGGCTGGTTCGTACGGATTCCTCGGCGGGGCGGGGCAATTGACGGCCAAGTGGCTCGGGGTGAGCCGCGAGTTCGGGAACCCGGCGAACCCGGCGCTCCAGGGTGGCACCAGCGCCATCAACCTTGGCGCACAGTACAAGCGGAGCGGGCGCGAGTTTCAGCTCGGGTACAATTGGCAGCGATTCGACGTGCAGGACCAGGAGCGCCAGGAGGCGAGGGCGAGCGTCCTCCAGCCGATCGGGTCCGAGGTGCAGGTGCTCGGGTCGCTGGCCAGCCATCGCTTCCTGGGCCCCAATCTGGACGACGATGTCTGGGGCGCCGAAGCCAAGGTCAGCTGGAAGCCGGAGGGTCGTCTCGGGATGTGGACCGAGGGACGCGTCGATCTGGGGGGCACCGGAGCGTCGCAGAGCCCCAGCTTCGTCGGCGTCGGGGCCTCCTACGACGTCACGAGTGGCGTCTCCCTCGAAGCCAGGCATCGGCGCGCCTTCTTCCCCGGCGACTCGGGCAGTTACAGCGTGACCGACCTCGGGGTCCGGACCCGCATCGGGACGGGGACCGAGGCCTATGGTTCGTACCAGTTGGCCGGCATCTCCGGCGCCGACAACGCCGCCCTCGTCGGCCTGCGGAATCGCCTCCAGGTCGGATCGAGCTGGACGCTCAACACGCTCTTCGAGCGGCGGATGGGGCTCAACGCGGCCGGCACCCTCGACCCGGTGCGGGCCGCGCCCTTCCTGCAGCAGGAGGAGAATTACTGGTCGGTTGGCGCCGGGGCCGAGTACCTTCCACAGCTGGCGCCCTATCGCCTGAGCGCGCGCGCCGAGTTCAAGGATGGCGACATCAACAGCAACCGGTTGCTGTCCCTGGCGGGCGACGTGTCGCTGAATTCAGGGCTCGCCATTCTGACTCGGCAGAATGTGCTCAAGACCGAGCAGACGAACTCGGATACGACGATCTTCGGCCACGCCTACGGGTCGCTGTGGGGCGTCGCGTTCCGGCCGACACGCAGCAACAAGCTAAACGTCCTGGCCAAGTTCCAGTGGATCAACGTCCTGAATCCCAACCGCGGCAGCGTGCTGGGCGGCTCTGGCGAAGAGGGGCGGACCATCGTTGCGGTGGAGGGGATCTACCAGCCCTCGGCCATCAGCGAAATCGCCGCCCGTTTCGCGAGCCGGCGGAGCAGCTCAAGCCTCGTCGCCTCCGACGGCACCAGCGTGGCGCTCGGTTCACTGGCCGACTTCGTAGGGTTGCGGGGCAGCCTCGTGGTCATGCCTCGGCTCGAGGCCCGGCTCGATGGGCGGCTCTTGATGGAGCGGACCAGCGGTGAATCGCGGTATCAGCTTTCGCCGCAACTCGCCTTCCTGCCCCAGCAGACGCTCGAGGTCGTGACGGGGTACCGGTTCGGCGACCTGCAGGACCCCGATTTCGCCACCGATGGCGGCGACGGGTGGTTTGTCACCTTCAGCGCCCGCGTGACCGAGCAGAGCATCGCCTCGGCCGCCGACTTCTGGCGCCAGCGTTTCGGGGGGAGGTAGGTGTTCATGCATCGCATCCGCCTCTCGACGCCTCGCCGGGCGGCCCCACGGGTGTGGGCGTGGCTCGCGCGCACGATACTGGCGACCGTGGTGCTTGCCTCCCTGCCCGCAACGGCCGCGCATGCCCAGCTGCAGATCTACGGCACCAACGCGAACGGCATCTACCGGATCAACAGCGCCACAGGGGCGGGCGTCCAGGTGTACACCGGCACCCCATTCTCGGGAGGGTATGCCGCCGGCGCTGCCCAGCGCCCGAGCGACGGCGTGCTCTTCTTCGTGGTGGGCAGCGGGGGCAACGACGCCCTCTACCGCTGGGACCCGGCCACCCCGGCCACGGCGCCGGTATTCGTCGGCA of Gemmatimonadales bacterium contains these proteins:
- a CDS encoding OmpA family protein, producing MLALFVSVANLRAQALPAGTQISNVAQVSWQDENGLAFTAGSNMVVLTVGQVAGVDVEPPRASVSDPGATVWFAHTLQNIGNGTDSFTVAARSSAGWPLRVYQDANGNGALDAGEQPVVGPISLVAGATANLLLAVDVPAVATVRGTLDTLWLSGTSQFDAAVSDSVADQLQIRDVGIAVSLAKSVDRPTASPGDILSYTIAYQATGPDSASNVRIADQIPAGTVYLPGSLRLNGAPLTDAAGDDAGTFDALNNVAVFSLATVAGGSSGTVNFQVRVGQQAVTNTASATYQTVAGTDSVASNAVQTAVVAPEVSLVKSLIGPSTAGIGDAVQYQMTWRNASPTAVVSGAVVTDTIPTGLDYVSSLPAAVLSGRVLQWSLGDLAAGSTGQIQLTLAVAATVTDTQRVSNTAVLTSGNAPEQSSTASEVLLVGPASRELSLTKTADVVEVSLGETAPFTLVVGNRGVVDLSDIQIHDRLPEGTRYAKGTATGVDSVQSSGRDLTFFIAGPLAPGAEHSVHYAVAVVSASSTTLENTAFAVAGGVTRSANAVASLQVNRSWAMQDRAVIGKVWVDANNNGIQDVGEGGMPGVDVWTEDGDIATTDTDGRFSFRNMQPGTQHAFRPDLATVPPGYQLADSGVERLIVTRDATGWTTPRVDFRLVPNAARMAGVRLPIGWSLTAQSIATPVDTATTATRLQQRDSVAEHGYLDIPPVEVRNVEFASNKSVLSPAAIGMLDTLAPWFNANPELSVILRGHTDAVGSVEHNRQLSEERAKAVMQQLVAAGVDPSRLIPVAFGATSPVAGNQTAEGRARNRRVELRIVYATQIREVDDQIKVLSAEPPAESMMLEVGLQNSYGMPLSDLSVTFPVPLDSAELLINDSVVGRAAGATVALPAIPAHAAFALRGWSRRPDAAASAELSLNGSALSRLEVALADSVVRVTGVTAPAVTTDSLPDLAALPPGGEVAVTLSAPEAGWQNQTTFVLPSGWRTQTDSAAPVSAPATARVVEGGEALTWKLPEEPTGPMTLVVRPAGAVAPSAPARLEPLRPQEARLAEQQNAFLTGPGVEIFSPTDGSILKSDRAYVGVRGEPGAPVTLFDGDSALAEARLRPDGVQDFIAVELKPGPHRLRVRMMNSWSKERWDSSSVHVTGAPESFHSEQQRVALVADGQTIATARVRVLDAWGVPVVNGPQVTVVAEGAEVVNPDADGSSVGVQVAADEAGWLTILLRPGHSVGAGSLQLSYAALHGELPLDVLPAVQPLLLTGSGLIGIGASYDAYGAVTARGHLDDRTSFLLSYDSRRLDAGTDAFARSADPLAEAQYPILGDASIYRTSSASTYQLSARVERGYDWLAFGDIGINGGLGSELGLSDYRRALPGLAARYTTGPVVWQGFGAVTTQLLQQTQIRGAGSSGPYTFGSTIRFGTEQVTVETRERNNAEHILSREVLTRFVDYEINYESGSLLLKRPVPAADTYGNPVYLVVIYEAESGGSSSEVWGLRAAVDGTRWIRNTPLDSARVGATWVHESPDAGGHQLLGADLHLVARQGLTLGGEVSFSNGPDSSGTATALAGSYGFLGGAGQLTAKWLGVSREFGNPANPALQGGTSAINLGAQYKRSGREFQLGYNWQRFDVQDQERQEARASVLQPIGSEVQVLGSLASHRFLGPNLDDDVWGAEAKVSWKPEGRLGMWTEGRVDLGGTGASQSPSFVGVGASYDVTSGVSLEARHRRAFFPGDSGSYSVTDLGVRTRIGTGTEAYGSYQLAGISGADNAALVGLRNRLQVGSSWTLNTLFERRMGLNAAGTLDPVRAAPFLQQEENYWSVGAGAEYLPQLAPYRLSARAEFKDGDINSNRLLSLAGDVSLNSGLAILTRQNVLKTEQTNSDTTIFGHAYGSLWGVAFRPTRSNKLNVLAKFQWINVLNPNRGSVLGGSGEEGRTIVAVEGIYQPSAISEIAARFASRRSSSSLVASDGTSVALGSLADFVGLRGSLVVMPRLEARLDGRLLMERTSGESRYQLSPQLAFLPQQTLEVVTGYRFGDLQDPDFATDGGDGWFVTFSARVTEQSIASAADFWRQRFGGR